Within Desulfofalx alkaliphila DSM 12257, the genomic segment CAAATACAGTTTCTTGATATCAATGGCATCACCGGCGTAGGCGTGGTCCCCTTGCCCAACAGCCAGCCAACTAACTAAAAATAAACAACAAATAGCCACAGCCGTAATTGTTTTCTTCAAAACACTACACCCCTTCATTCAATTCTTCACCGGCGGTTTCTGCACTGTCATTAAAAAATAAAGCTTTGGGTTCAAAGCTTTATTTTTTACTTTATTAAGTTATTCTTCTTTTCTCTGCCTACCCACCATTAGGTACAGCAGCAAGGCCAACAGTGCCGGTATGGCGGAAATCATGTACATGGTGCCGTAACCCACCAGCTGAGACACAACGCCCCACAAGACCGCCCCCACGCCAATACCTAAGTCAAAGGCCGAAAAAAAGGTTCCATTGGCTGCACCCCGCCGATGGGGAGGCAGATTATAAACCGTCATGGCTTGCAGGCTGGGCTGGGCAAAGCCAAAGCCCAAGGCATAAAATACCGCAGCCGCTAAAAACATCCACAGCGGTTCAGCAATACCCAGTATCAGCATACCCACAGCTATTAGCAGGGTGCCTGGTATCACTACTATATCAAATCCCTTGCGATCTGCCAGCATGCCGGCCAGCGGCCGGGTTACTGCCAAAACCACTGCATACACCGTAAAGAATATTCCAATGTTAAGTATCCCCTTCTCTGCGGCATGAAGAGCTATAAAGGTTACTACAGCACCATAGGTGAGAGTTATAAAAAACAGCACCAAGGAAGGCCGAAAGGCCTGTGGTTCAAACATTGAAGCAAAACCCTTGGGAGCGGCTTCCTTGGGGTCTCTTTTTACTTCATTTTTAATACAGGTGCTCAGTGCCAGGGACAGAATGGCCAATGCGGCAGATGAAAAGAACAATACTGTAAAGTTGTATTGATATATTATATAGAGGCCCAGGGCCGGGGCCACCGCCATGGACAGTGTTGTGGCCAGCCCAAAATATCCCATACCCTCACCCAGTCGGGGCTTGGGTATAATATCCGAAGCCACCGTGCCTGTGGCGGTGTTGCTGGTGCCCCAACCGAGACCGTGCAAAAAGCGCAGCACCAGCAGCATTAATATGGAGCCGGCCCAGTTGTAGGCAAGGGTAATGATAATAAATACTACCAAGCCCGCAAACAAGAGGGGTTTTCTGCCGTGTGTGTCCAGAGACCGGCCAACAAAGGGTCTCACCACCACGGCGGCCACGGTGAAAATGCCCACCACCAAACCTACCATAGATTCCTGCCCACCCAAATGTGCCACAAACACCGGCAAGGTGGGCATCAACATTTGAAAACCTAAGAAAAGAGTCAAGTTAACTAAGCAAATTAAAATAAAGTCACGGGTCCACAGGGCAGATTTAGCAACAGGCTTCGTATCCAAAATATCCTCTCCTAGCTAAAAACATTCTAAAAACGGCTGGCATCACAGAAGGCTTGCCGGCACCGTCATACTGCAAAAAGGCGGACAAAAAGGGGTCCGCCATTGCAAAGGCTCTCTACTTCTTCTTTTTTAACACCTGCTTGGCCGCTGCAACAATATCCTTGGCTGTGAGCCCAAAATACTCCAGCAGCTCTGCCGGTTTGCCCGATTCACCGAACAGGTCCCTTACCCCCACCCGCTTGATGGGTACCGGATGGTGCTCGCTCACCGCCTCTGCCACTGCGCTTCCCAAACCGCCGATGATACTGTGCTCTTCGGCGGTGACAATGGCCCCGGTTTCCCAGGCCGCATCCACCAC encodes:
- a CDS encoding MFS transporter; the encoded protein is MDTKPVAKSALWTRDFILICLVNLTLFLGFQMLMPTLPVFVAHLGGQESMVGLVVGIFTVAAVVVRPFVGRSLDTHGRKPLLFAGLVVFIIITLAYNWAGSILMLLVLRFLHGLGWGTSNTATGTVASDIIPKPRLGEGMGYFGLATTLSMAVAPALGLYIIYQYNFTVLFFSSAALAILSLALSTCIKNEVKRDPKEAAPKGFASMFEPQAFRPSLVLFFITLTYGAVVTFIALHAAEKGILNIGIFFTVYAVVLAVTRPLAGMLADRKGFDIVVIPGTLLIAVGMLILGIAEPLWMFLAAAVFYALGFGFAQPSLQAMTVYNLPPHRRGAANGTFFSAFDLGIGVGAVLWGVVSQLVGYGTMYMISAIPALLALLLYLMVGRQRKEE